Below is a window of Prosthecobacter sp. SYSU 5D2 DNA.
GCCGCACGATGGTGATCATGTTTTTCGGGCTGCCGGGTTCCACTTTGATAATGGTGGACTCCAGGCCGTGCAGGCAGGCCCCGCCATCCAGGATGAGGGGGATGCGGCCGTCCAGTTCCGCCAGGACGGCATTGGCCGAAGTGGGGCTGATGGCTCCGAAGCGGTTGGCGCTCGGTGCGGCGATGGGTTTGTTCAGCGCGGTGGCCACCCTTTTAAAGATGGGATGGCTGCTGATACGGACGGCCACGGTGGGCAGGCCGGCGGTGACGATGTCAGGTACGCAGGCTTTCTTCGGCAGCAGGAGTGTGAGGGGGCCGGGCCAGTAGCGCTCGATGAGGCGCATGATGGTTTTATGCACGTCCTCCGGGATGTCCGCGACGGTCTCCAGCATCTTGCGGTCGGGCAGGTGGACGATGAGAGGGTCAAAAGACGGGCGCTCTTTCGCCTCGAAGACCTTGGCCACGGCGGCAGGATTCAGGGCATCGGCGGCCAGGCCGTAAACCGTTTCTGTGGGCAATGCCACCACCTCCCCCGCCTGCAGCAGGCGCACCGCTTCCTCCACGGCATGATGCAAGAGCGGTGGCTGATCGGTCGGCAGGATGGTCGTAGGCATGAACATTTACGTTTGGGCCAAAACCATCCAATTGCAAGTGGCACACACATTTACTTTATGCCAGGCATACAATTGTTGACGATGACGGCTTTGATGCTATGCATCGGGGTATGAAGGCGACTCAAACCACTGATCCGCAACACGATGCGCTGGAGGCGCAGCTCGTGGGCGTGAATGCCAAGACGGCTCCCTA
It encodes the following:
- a CDS encoding L-threonylcarbamoyladenylate synthase; translation: MPTTILPTDQPPLLHHAVEEAVRLLQAGEVVALPTETVYGLAADALNPAAVAKVFEAKERPSFDPLIVHLPDRKMLETVADIPEDVHKTIMRLIERYWPGPLTLLLPKKACVPDIVTAGLPTVAVRISSHPIFKRVATALNKPIAAPSANRFGAISPTSANAVLAELDGRIPLILDGGACLHGLESTIIKVEPGSPKNMITIVRPGPITPEELKLYGRLQRMTRNVVDDATASEAPGQLASHYAPRTPLRLLSKPSDFIPVEGKTYALMSYRGEEKDGYLDLTDWKEIMILSPGNGKLPEAAVRFFYVMRELDKLGVDEIIAEPMLEHGMGVAMMDKLRRASTRTA